One region of Podospora bellae-mahoneyi strain CBS 112042 chromosome 1 map unlocalized CBS112042p_1.2, whole genome shotgun sequence genomic DNA includes:
- a CDS encoding uncharacterized protein (EggNog:ENOG503NXTY; COG:O) — MFFARWFAAGLAGMLAASGVDAQACTSNLLIDNFTKWTSGVNNLESPNGDDGSMEFIAAGTGQVVFTPKDTTSYFYESFECQPAVTNGYGGLQFTVEGPAGASFALELQTTSSCSANDGTYKSHYTIIENLTGSRQTINVPLVGFDNEPNYDAVVGWVWAVFSQSNVQWSIGNITWICGNVAQPTSPGSTSMIPLVGVNCLVI, encoded by the exons ATGTTCTTCGCGCGTTGGTTCGCCGCCGGGCTGGCTGGCATGCTGGCTGCCTCTGGAGTAGACGCACAAGCCTGCACATCTAATCTTCTTATCGACAACTTCACCAAATGGACCAGCGGTGTCAATAACCTTGAATCCCCAAACGGCG ATGACGGTTCAATGGAATTCATTGCGGCTGGGACAGGTCAAGTTGTCTTCACCCCCAAGGATACCACCTCGTATTTTTATGAATCATTCGAATGTCAACCTGCCGTTACAAACGGATATGGAGGATTGCAATTCACTGTCGAGGGCCCTGCCGGTGCTTCGTTTGCTCTAGAGCTTCAGACAACTTCGTCTTGTAGCGCCAACGACGGTACATACAAGAGTCACTACACTATCATCGAGAACCTGACCGGAAGCCGCCAGACAATTAATGTTCCCTTGGTCGGCTTTGACAACGAACCCAACTACGATGCTGTTGtcggttgggtttgggctgTATTTTCACAGTCCAATGTTCAATGGTCGATTGGCAATATCACATGGATATGCGGGAATGTGGCTCAGCCAACGTCCCCTGGTTCAACAAGTATGATCCCACTCGTTGGAGTGAATTGTTTAGTCATCTAA
- a CDS encoding uncharacterized protein (EggNog:ENOG503NYKG; BUSCO:EOG09260W8D; COG:D) produces MQPHEDAVQTPSPVQSPPLAASSIMRSLSGSPKPRPGASSILFSPTTDPLSQSELSLPIRTSSTSRRPQSASLFRSTILNNTPPGSPRDASPASTVRSTRSPARTMTGSIFAGTAGFKASLLDTGAADSPGDPLNLVLKSFVPHVAIHASEDVDDLVNAKGFEKGLWELLRPFGERVMGKVNVRDSNGVSRAWEDFSLRFTKFGDHSNLQIPDALAGLNGSEKQSGRAKESLTTDVEKVVERHLSFAEEAFRGTMEPQTPTRMGLDVEATSPYYALYLRRLLSGMPLAPHESFAHPVACVMAISSRNPNPIEALHRLYTETREGEKRYPVWVDGEYLRYYILVHDEENSDISKSMALFEQMKRNFGLHCHLLRLRSSESAETDDDSIPLPRSDWMTAAEELADIEESETKEDFEDPTRHIFESDATAIRTFVREMATQSLIPTMERNISVWNDQVASKRKGISGRFMSLSKRWAFGGSSRSSGIASSSSNYDASGFYRPDSPEAIMRRLADFAFMLRDWKLAMSTYDLLRTDFQNDKAWKYHAAANEMAAFALLIMPQNMSSKTRIETINQMLDNAFYSYLTRCNSLYGATRCIVLALELLRLRGGSGIDEAVRWGIKVLESRLMGKIGDALLKERMAICYASKSGAGSQAWGSRRRKSALWSVLGAEAWVAQEKYIQAQKCLNEARKMYSLLPGENGIQRFEVASDFLAMLNDQVKQGLQVDLLGPEESLVDVEEETFDHDDRRTRRTSMIIPLGGTTAAGMETAPLQSQGDVSGPSKDGFG; encoded by the coding sequence ATGCAACCTCACGAAGATGCGGTCCAAACGCCTTCGCCGGTCCAGTCTCCCCCTCTTGCGGCCTCCTCCATAATGCGATCTCTCTCCGGGTCCCCAAAGCCACGCCCCGGTGCATCCTCCATTCTTTTTTCGCCCACGACAGACCCTCTTTCACAGTCGGAACTCTCTTTGCCAATACGCACAAGCAGTACGAGCCGTCGTCCCCAGTCCGCCTCGCTCTTTCGGTCTACCattctcaacaacaccccaccTGGCTCGCCGCGAGATGCCTCCCCAGCTTCCACCGTACGGTCCACCCGATCACCAGCCCGCACGATGACAGGGTCAATATTCGCCGGAACAGCAGGGTTCAAAGCTTCGCTCCTCGATACAGGGGCTGCCGATTCTCCCGGAGACCCCCTGAACCTGGTGTTGAAGAGCTTCGTACCCCATGTCGCAATACACGCCAgtgaggatgttgatgatctGGTCAACGCAAAGGGATTTGAGAAAGGGCTATGGGAACTTCTGCGTCCATTTGGGGAGCGGGTCATGGGAAAGGTCAATGTCAGGGATAGCAACGGGGTATCGAGAGCATGGGAGGACTTCTCACTCAGATTCACCAAGTTCGGCGATCACTCCAACTTGCAAATTCCAGATGCGCTTGCTGGGTTGAATGGGTCAGAAAAGCAGAGCGGCAGGGCGAAGGAGAGCCTGACAACGGATGTAGAAAAAGTCGTGGAGCGACATCTCAGTTTTGCCGAGGAAGCCTTCAGAGGGACGATGGAgccacaaacaccaacaaggaTGGGATTAGACGTGGAAGCAACGTCCCCGTACTATGCCCTGTACCTTCGACGACTACTATCTGGCATGCCACTTGCGCCACATGAATCTTTCGCCCACCCAGTTGCTTGTGTTATGGCCATCAGCTCTCGGAATCCAAACCCTATCGAGGCTTTACACCGGCTTTACACAGAAACgagagaaggggagaagCGGTACCCCgtgtgggtggatggggaatACTTGCGGTATTACATTTTGGTGCATGACGAAGAAAATAGCGACATCAGCAAATCCATGGCCCTTTTCGAGCAGATGAAGAGAAATTTCGGCTTACATTGTCACTTGCTGCGACTAAGAAGCTCTGAAAGCGCCGAAACGGACGACGACAGCATACCATTACCAAGGAGTGATTGGATGACGGCAGCTGAGGAACTGGCAGATATTGAGGAGAGCGAGACGAAAGAGGACTTTGAGGACCCGACGCGACACATTTTCGAGTCAGATGCTACAGCAATACGGACGTTTGTCAGGGAAATGGCAACACAATCTCTGATCCCAACCATGGAGCGCAATATTTCGGTATGGAACGATCAAGTGGCCTCAAAACGGAAAGGAATCAGCGGGCGATTCATGAGCTTGTCAAAAAGATGGGCATTCGGCGGCTCAAGTCGGTCATCTGGGATagcaagctcatcaagcaATTACGATGCGTCGGGATTCTACAGACCAGACAGCCCGGAGGCTATCATGCGCCGATTGGCAGACTTTGCTTTCATGCTTAGGGACTGGAAGCTGGCCATGTCGACATATGACCTCTTGCGGACTGATTTCCAAAACGATAAGGCCTGGAAATACCATGCGGCCGCCAATGAAATGGCAGCTTTTGCTCTGCTTATCATGCCACAGAACATGTCATCCAAAACCCGCATCGAGACAATCAATCAGATGCTTGACAACGCGTTTTATTCCTACCTGACACGATGTAATTCATTGTATGGAGCCACACGCTGTATAGTACTCGCTCTAGAATTGTTGCGGCTCAGAGGTGGGTCGGGGATAGATGAGGCTGTTAGATGGGGTATCAAAGTGCTCGAGTCGAGGTTAATGGGCAAGATTGGCGACGCACTGCTCAAGGAACGCATGGCAATCTGCTACGCCTCCAAGTCAGGGGCTGGGTCTCAAGCATGGGGTAGCAGGCGGCGCAAGTCGGCCCTCTGGAGCGTGCTCGGTGCTGAAGCCTGGGTCGCTCAGGAAAAGTACATCCAGGCCCAAAAATGCTTGAACGAAGCCAGAAAGATGTATTCGCTGCTGCCAGGGGAAAACGGGATCCAGAGGTTCGAGGTGGCAAGCGACTTTTTGGCCATGTTGAATGATCAGGTCAAACAAGGGTTGCAGGTTGACTTATTAGGGCCCGAGGAGAGCTTGGTAgatgtggaggaagagaccTTTGATCATGACGATagacggacgaggaggacgagcaTGATCATTCCTCTTGGAGGGACGACCGCTGCTGGAATGGAAACGGCGCCTTTGCAGAGTCAGGGAGATGTAAGCGGCCCAAGTAAGGACGGGTTTGGTTAA
- the MCM6 gene encoding MCM DNA helicase complex subunit mcm6 (BUSCO:EOG09260JT9; EggNog:ENOG503NVZM; COG:L), whose protein sequence is MATPSASSDAGFMMSDGLSRTPRAGVRPQFPSSGRPLPSESLGAPSDDEGGGGGDGFADDQVPVRARPTDPANIPRVEDSIGRMVQDHFENFIEGFVETPTSSGQPTSSAVTTDRYYVAQIHGMRTYQLSTLYVDYKHLLSWSNGALADGIMNNYYRFLPFLTAALHNQIAKHEPQYFREHRQPTASSQHHGTGSSTLGGTGTQSEMSSKTANQQTDKLFAIAFYNLPLVSRVRSMRARNVGQLLSISGTVTRTSEVRPELALATFVCEGCRAVVPDVEQTFRYTEPTQCPNATCQNRTAWRLDIRQSTFVDWQKVRVQENSSEIPTGSMPRTMDVILRGEIVDRAKAGEKCIFTGALIVVPDVSQLGLPGLRKTAVRDDRGADAGGSGVGGLKALGVRDLTYRLAFLACMVTPDVSSLGASGEAQIVDMIGSLNGNVAVETAESLKEMQDATLSSYTQAEVDDLRAMVHSDHIYSRLVQSIAPMVYGHEIVKKGILLQMLSGVSKSTAEGMQLRGDINICIVGDPSTSKSQFLKYVCNFAPRAIYTSGKASSAAGLTAAVVKDEETGEFTIEAGALMLADNGVCCIDEFDKMDIADQVAIHEAMEQQTISIAKAGIQATLNARTSILAAANPVGGRYNRKTSLRANINMSAPIMSRFDLFFVILDECNEQVDRHLASHIVGIHQLRDEAVVPEFSTEQLQRYIRFARTYRPEFTDEAKEVLVQRYKDLRADDAQGGIGKNSYRITVRQLESMIRLSEAIAKANCVEDITPDFVNEAYNLLRQSIISVEHDDVEVDEEDEQPVEDGAALRAAADAASGSVPPEADGEGDTAMGDATAAAVHKEKQTVSYDKYISIVNLLVSKVAEEETSGSGEGIEGEKLVQWYLEQKEEELTGEEDYEQELALAKKVLKKMVKDNILMAIRGEGMQEDTENGKAGPSATAQKIVYVLHPNCAVEDV, encoded by the exons ATGGCAACACCATCAGCCTCCAGTGATGCTGGGTTCATGATGTCGGATGGTCTTTCGAGGACACCCCGCGCCGGCGTGAGACCACAGTTCCCTTCCAGCGGGAGACCTCTTCCTTCGGAAAGTCTGGGTGCGCCCAGCGACGAtgaaggtggtggcggtggtgatggctttgcAGACGATCAGGTTCCAGTGAGAGCCAGACCGACAGATCCTGCCAATATTCCCCGGGTGGAAGATAGCATTGGACGCATGGTGCAGGATCACTTTGAGAATTTCATCGAAGG ATTCGTCGAGACACCGACTTCCTCTGGCCAGCCTACCTCCTCAGCTGTGACCACAGACCGCTATTATGTCGCCCAAATCCATGGCATGCGTACCTATCAGTTGTCGACCCTATATGTCGACTACAAGCACCTTTTGAGCTGGAGCAACGGCGCCCTAGCCGACGGTATCATGAACAACTACTATCGTTTCCTGCCCTTCCTAACAGCGGCGCTCCACAACCAGATCGCGAAGCACGAGCCTCAATACTTCAGGGAACACAGACAGCCAACCGCCTCAAGCCAACACCACGGCACTGGTAGCAGCACCCTGGGTGGAACTGGTACGCAGTCCGAGATGAGCAGCAAGACCGCCAACCAGCAAACTGACAAGCTGTTCGCCATCGCCTTCTACAATCTCCCCCTTGTTTCCCGAGTCCGGTCAATGCGAGCCAGGAATGTTGGCCAACTATTGAGCATCAGCGGTACCGTTACCCGCACATCTGAAGTCAGGCCCGAACTGGCCCTCGCGACGTTTGTTTGCGAAGGCTGCAGAGCTGTTGTTCCAGACGTCGAGCAGACCTTCCGGTATACGGAACCCACCCAGTGCCCCAATGCTACTTGCCAAAATAGAACCGCGTGGAGGCTAGACATCCGGCAGAGCACCTTCGTTGATTGGCAGAAGGTCAGGGTGCAGGAAAACAGCAGCGAAATCCCTACAGGGAGCATGCCAAGAACGATGGATGTGATCCTCAGAGGAGAAATTGTGGACAGAGCAAAGGCAGGTGAAAAGTGCATCTTTACAGGCGCCTTGATTGTGGTTCCAGACGTCAGTCAGCTCGGGCTTCCGGGTCTCAGGAAAACGGCGGTGAGGGATGATAGGGGTGCTGATGCTGGCGggagtggtgttggtggtttaAAGGCGCTTGGTGTCAGAGATCTGACCTACAGACTGGCCTTCCTGGCGTGCATGGTCACGCCGGATGTGTCTTCTCTTGGTGCCTCTGGTGAGGCCCAGATTGTGGACATGATCGGCAGCCTGAACGGTAATGTGGCGGTCGAGACGGCGGAGAGCTTGAAGGAGATGCAGGATGCCACGCTGAGCTCCTATACACAGGCTGAGGTGGACGATCTCCGTGCCATGGTACACAGTGATCACATTTATTCCAGACTGGTGCAATCGATTGCGCCAATGGTGTACGGCCACGAGATTGTGAAGAAGGGTATCCTCCTGCAAATGTTGTCTGGAGTGAGCAAAAGCACGGCAGAGGGGATGCAGCTTCGTGGAGACATCAACATCTGCATCGTCGGTgacccatcaacctccaagTCTCAGTTCTTGAAATACGTCTGTAACTTTGCTCCACGGGCAATCTACACTTCTGGCAaggcctcctccgccgccggtCTCACGGCCGCAGTGGTCAAGGATGAAGAGACTGGAGAGTTTACCATCGAAGCCGGCGCTCTGATGCTTGCAGACAACGGCGTCTGCTGCATTGACGAGTTTGACAAGATGGATATTGCCGACCAGGTCGCCATTCACGAAGCGATGGAACAGCAGACAATTTCCATCGCCAAGGCCGGTATCCAGGCCACCCTCAATGCTCGCACCTCTATTCTCGCTGCCGCCAACCCTGTTGGAGGTCGGTACAACCGCAAGACATCTCTCcgcgccaacatcaacatgtCCGCTCCTATCATGTCTCGCTTTGATCTTTTCTTCGTTATTCTCGACGAATGCAACGAGCAGGTTGATCGTCACCTGGCCTCTCACATCGTCGGCATCCATCAACTCCGTGACGAGGCCGTCGTCCCAGAGTTTTCGACCGAACAACTCCAAAGATACATCCGTTTTGCCCGAACTTACAGGCCAGAGTTTACCGACGAGGCCAAAGAGGTGCTCGTGCAAAGGTACAAGGATCTCAGAGCCGATGACGCGCAGGGTGGCATAGGCAAGAACAGCTATCGCATCACGGTCAGACAATTGGAAAGTATGATCAGATTGTCAGaggccatcgccaaggcGAACTGCGTTGAGGATATCACGCCAGATTTTGTCAATGAGGCTTACAACCTGTTGAGGCAAAGTATTATCTCTGTGGAACAcgatgatgtcgaggttgatgaggaggatgagcagcCTGTTGAGGACGGGGCTGCCTTGAGAGCGGCTGCTGACGCAGCTTCGGGATCCGTTCCTCCTGAAgctgatggcgagggtgatACAGCCATGGGAGATGCAACCGCTGCCGCTGTGCACAAGGAGAAGCAAACGGTTTCGTATGACAAGTACATCTCCATCGTGAACTTGCTTGTCAgcaaggttgccgaggaggagacaTCTGGAAGCGGCGAGGGCATCGAGGGCGAGAAACTTGTTCAGTGGTATCtggagcagaaggaggaggaactgACTGGCGAGGAGGACTACGAGCAGGAGTTGGCACTGGCTAAGAAGGTGCTCAAAAAGATGGTCAAG GACAACATCCTCATGGCTATTCGTGGCGAAGGCATGCAAGAAGATACGGAGAATGGCAAGGCCGGACCCTCGGCCACGGCGCAGAAGATTGTCTATGTCCTGCACCCCAACTGCGCGGTTGAGGACGTATGA
- the RAD18 gene encoding E3 ubiquitin-protein ligase rad18 (COG:L; EggNog:ENOG503NYXM) codes for MEVEVSDSTDWLGTPLASLKSVEEALRCHVCKDFFTTPMLTSCSHTFCSLCIRRCLTADSKCPLCRKTVDLSKLRGNGALREAVEAFRGVRDSILKLARTPTPALPRSPKRKATEVDDSDDEFQESKRPRRSTRNRKARGPQASNQLTIEDSEGDLQDDNDGEDEYVPEPNDGLVACPICEQRMKEVLVDRHLDTSCPGEPQPQPKRTPAASRSIASTLRSPSTRPPAAAAKAPERLPTLQYSMVKDQALRKIMRELGLSTAGNRTMLEARHREWLTLWNANCDSANPKTRGALFQDLQVWERTIGTMAPTSSKAASTGAQIKDKDFDGGAWAAKHDSSFKDLIANARRSRQIAEQKAREAAAEEAAKQEASSSVPQPSVPKTSTPSTAESAPLPQTPVLPVQPPPHPSYSHPERWQHQPQPTHYQQP; via the exons atggaggtggaggtaTCAGATTCGACTGACTGGTTGGGAACGCCGCTCGCCAGCTTGAAGTCCGTCGAGGAGGCACTCCGCTGCCATGTCTGCAAGGACTTCTTCACAACACCGATGCTTACCTCCTGCAGCCATACATTCTGTTCGCTTTGTATTAGGAGGTGTCTTACCGCCGACAGCAAATGCCCGCTTTGCCGGAAGACTGTCGACCTCTCCAAACTGCGGGGCAACGGTGCCCTGCGAGAGGCAGTCGAAGCATTTAGGGGAGTCCGAGATAGCATTCTCAAACTCGCAAGAACGCCAACGCCGGCTCTACCGAGATCTCCTAAGAGAAAAGCGACCGAGGTGGACGACTCCGACGACGAGTTTCAGGAAAGCAAACGGCCAAGGAGGTCTACGAGAAATCGCAAAGCAAGGGGACCACAAGCATCCAATCAACTGACTATTGAGGATTCGGAGGGTGACCTACAAGATGACaatgatggtgaagatgaatATGTGCCAGAGCCTA ATGACGGACTGGTCGCGTGCCCTATATGCGAACAGCGCATGAAAGAAGTTCTTGTCGACAGACATCTTGACACCTCGTGTCCCGGTGAACCCCAGCCTCAACCAAAACGCACGCCAGCCGCCAGCCGCTCGATCGCCTCTACCCTGCGATCACCCTCCACGAGACCACCAGCCGCGGCTGCCAAGGCCCCCGAGCGTCTTCCAACTCTTCAATACTCTATGGTGAAGGATCAGGCTCTTCGGAAAATCATGCGAGAGCTTGGCCTGTCCACTGCTGGCAACCGAACGATGCTCGAAGCAAGACACCGAGAGTGGCTTACACTTTGGAATGCGAACTGCGATTCTGCCAATCCCAAGACCCGCGGGGCTCTATTTCAGGATTTGCAGGTGTGGGAAAGGACTATAGGCACCATGGCACCCACCAGCTCCAAAGCAGCCAGCACAGGCGCTCAAATCAAGGACAAAGATTTTGATGGTGGCGCTTGGGCGGCAAAGCACGACTCTTCCTTTAAAGACTTGATTGCGAACGCGAGGAGAAGTAGGCAAATTGCTGAGCAAAAGGCCAGAGAGGCTGCTGCCGAAGAAGCTGCGAAACAAGAAGCAAGCTCATCAGTCCCACAGCCTTCGGTACCAAAAACGTCGACACCATCAACGGCGGAATCAGCCCCTTTGCCCCAAACACCAGTGTTACCAGTTCAACCGCCACCACACCCGTCATACTCTCACCCGGAGCGttggcaacatcaaccccaaccaacgCACTATCAACAGCCATAA
- a CDS encoding uncharacterized protein (COG:U; EggNog:ENOG503NWUP) — protein MSQKSQSLLDYLVENEPSFRKARLPALYSSFAAQRTLNPDGYAANLSAWRRALAKVAKSGLAPPPTSSSKPSLFVLNTDERLVSAFETKQYGRPLSLGLVIKEAVENKELVPLRNFLEQKESIYSRSWSVWGLAGWVLKTAGVTDFLKGSGDKVPKGQFVVVENVEGAGKAFGDGIKNKERRFERTFTRAHFAKVFNDQLVEGGSELSDTDMDVLLVFLARDKQMIDYDGKTVKIRDGEGEPEGLTDEDASIAQLKELLASLTHQTLLLSKRVEELGAQAKEAVTKQNRVAALAALKSKKLAEQTLEKRYATVNQLEQVQTQLEQASDNVQIVKVMESSSDALKSLTAKVGGVEGVEEVVDRLREQMADADEVGKILAEASGTTVLDEGEIDDELAEMERQEKEKDRKKVEEKQQREAEERAKEEQKEAEDLRKKLEAIGEVPDSAPVKDKETDEAEAIMGRLTLG, from the exons ATGTCGCAAAAGTCCCAGTCCCTACTCGATTATCTAGTGGAAAATGAGCCTTCCTTCCGCAA AGCCCGCCTGCCAGCCCTCTATTCCTCCTTTGCAGCCCAGCGAACTCTGAATCCCGACGGCTATGCtgccaacctctccgcctGGCGGCGCGCTCTCGCCAAAGTTGCGAAATCCGGACTCGCACCTCCACCCACGTCATCCAGCAAACCTTCCCTGTTCGTATTAAACACAGACGAGAGGCTAGTAAGTGCCTTCGAGACGAAACAGTACGGCCGCCCACTATCACTGGGGCTGGTGATCAAAGAGGCGGTAGAAAACAAGGAGTTGGTGCCACTGAGGAACTTCCTCGAGCAGAAGGAGAGCATCTACTCCCGCTCTTGGTCGGTATGGGGATTAGCGGGGTGGGTCCTCAAGACGGCGGGTGTGACTGATTTCCTGAAGGGTAGCGGGGATAAAGTACCAAAGGGGCAATTTGTCGTAGTGGAAAATGTCGAGGGAGCAGGCAAGGCTTTTGGCGATGggatcaagaacaaggagagGCGGTTCGAGAGGACGTTTACCAGGGCGCATTTTGCCAAGGTTTTCAATGATCAGCTTGTCGAAGGGGGCAGTGAGTTGTCAGATACTGATATGGATGTTTTGCTGGTTTTCTTGGCGAGGGATAAGCAAATGATAGACTATGATGGGAAGACGGTCAAGATcagggatggggagggagagcCAGAGGGCTTGACGGACGAGGACGCGTCGATTGCTCAGCTCAAGGAGTTGCTGGCTTCTTTGACGCATCAAACGCTCCTTTTGTCCAAGCGGGTCGAGGAACTGGGCGCACAGGCCAAGGAGGCAGTCACGAAACAAAACAGAGTGGCGGCGTTGGCGGCGCTCAAGAGCAAGAAGCTGGCCGAGCAAACGCTGGAAAAGCGGTATGCCACTGTCAACCAACTGGAGCAGGTACAGACTCAACTCGAACAAGCGAGCGACAATGTCCAGATTGTCAAGGTCATGGAGTCGTCATCAGACGCTCTCAAGAGCCTCACGGCGAAGGTGGGCggcgttgagggggtggaagaggttgtcGACAGGCTCCGGGAGCAGATGGCTGATGCCGATGAGGTCGGCAAGATCCTTGCCGAGGCCAGTGGAACAACCGTGCTGGATGAGGGCGAGATTGACGATGAACTcgccgagatggagagacaggagaaggagaaggacaggaagaaggtggaggagaagcagcagagggaagccgaggagagggcgaaggaggaacagaaggaggcggaagaCCTGcggaagaagctggaggccATTGGCGAAGTGCCTGACAGTGCTCCTGTCAAAGATAAGGAGACGGACGAGGCGGAGGCCATAATGGGTAGGCTTACTCTCGGTTAA